In Pseudomonas sp. FP1742, the DNA window AGTTTGTCTTTGAGCAAGAACAACTCGCCGTCGCTGTGGATATCGAGTTGATTGCCGTTGGCGAACTCGACGCGATAGTCGCCTTGCAAAGGGCCGGGCGCTACAACGCGATCCCCCGACAGCACGCGTTTCAGTGGATAACGCGCGAACAGGCCGACCTCTACGCACTTCCCAGCCTCGGCTGGCCATGACGAGGGCAGCACCGTCGCCAGCGCCTGACCATAATGGCGCAACACCATTTGGCTGGTGCCGCGCCCACCGGCCCAGATCGGCGTGCCGTCCGCCGTCCAGCCTGCGAATCCGCCCTGGCGTGACGAAGGATCCTGATCCCCCAGCCAACTCCAGGTTTTCACCCGCAACCGACCACCGAGTTCGCCCACGACATTGCCGTCCGCGGCATTGAGCACCACATCGAGCAATACCCTGCGGGCCTGATCCTGCGCGGGCATTACGGCCAGCACCTTCAGCAGCTCAGCCACCGAAACCCGGGTCTGGGGTTGCAACGACGGCAAGTCCAGCAACCACTTCGGCGCTTGCTTCGCCTGCCAATACTCGCGCCACTGCGTGCCGGTAATGCCCAGGCGTGCAGGCTCAAAGTACAACCCGCAGGACTTCACCAACGCCTGATCACGCCCGATCGTGCCGCCCACCGTGCAGCAATAAACTTCTTCCTTCGATTGCCCGCGACATTCATAAGCCGGCTCGCGTGCGCCGGTGTCCACCAGCCAACCGTAGACAAACAGCTTCCACAGGCTGCCCAGCGGCGTCTGCAAATCTGCGGGCAATGGCTCACGCGAGATCACCTGAGTCCGGCTCAACCCAAGCAATTCACCCTTGAAGCCCAGGCGCAACGGTTCGTCCTGCGCTGTCGCCAGCACAGGGATCAAACACAGCAGTAACCAGACCAGAGGCCGGGTCATGTCAGTTGACCGTGACCTGACCGAGTGCCGGTTTCTGTTCCTGAGCCTGATGCTGTGGCGCGTAGACCTGCGTGAAACGCACCGGCGGCAGGTTGAACTGGCCTTTTTGCGAGAAGCGCACCAGATGACGCAGGCGCAACTCGCCGCTCAGCGCATCCACTGGCACCGCATAGGCCATTTGCCCCGGCTCGAAACGGGCCTTCTCCAGCGAGGTCGGCTCGGTGCCGGCCTTGCCCATCAGCTTGATGCCCCACGTGGTGCGCTCGACGTCCGCACCCGGTGGCAGCGGCACTTCGAGCATGCCGTAGCGCAGCGGTTTCGCCGCTTTGCTGGTAATGATCACTTCGTCCAGGTACAGGCTGTCGCTGGACAATGGCTTGGTGCCAACCGCTTCGAGTTTGAATTCGAACGCTTCATCACCCGGCACCAGACGCGACAGGCGACGGGTGATGGTCACAGGCATCGGTTCGATTGCCGGTTGTTTGGTCTGGAAGCTCAACATGGCGCGTAGCGGGCGCTCTTGCGTCCCGGTCAGCGACAACGCCGCTGGCACTGGCGAGGAGCCCTGCCACGTCCAATACATCTCACCGGTATCACTGTAACGTTTCTTCCAGCCCTCACCCGGTGCCAGTGCGATGGTCGGAGAGGCCTGCTCGATGCTGCGTTGCAACCAGGTCAGCGCCAACGCGCGTTCCAGGGTCGATTGCTGTGGCAACAGACGTTGCAACAACGCTTGCGCGTGGGCCTGATCGAAGGCTTGCAGCGACAGGTTCAGGGCTTCGACAAACGGTTGGGCGCTGGCGGCCACTTGTTGTTGCGCCGCGTCCACTTGGCGACTGAACGCCGGCGGCAGATTGACCTTGGCCTGACGCGCCAAAGACGCGGTCAGCACCCGAGCACTGGCCAGCCCCAAGGCCGAATCCGGATCGTTCATGACCAGGCTCTCTGCGCCATCGTCCATGACGCTCGCCGCTTTGCCCTCGCCGGCTTTCGCCAGATCATCCATCAAACCGCTGAGCAACGTGTTCACCGGCAATTGCATCTGTTTGGCAAACGACAGAATCAACGCACGCTGCAACAGCGGCGTGTTCTGTGCCTGTTTCGCGTACACCTCCAGCACCCGCTGCCAATGCTCCGGCGGCAAAGTCAGTTCCAGCGCCTTGCTGGCGTGCCAGTCGGCGTAGTACGCATAGGCGGTGAGGAACGCATCCGGCTCGCCGTCAAAGCCCCACCAGGTGAAGCTCGCCGATGGCCCGGCCATTTGCACCAGCCGCAGACGGCTGTTCTGCATGATCAAACGCAAGCGATCGCGGATCTGTGGATTCGACGACAGCGTTGGATAGGCGATGCTCAGCGGCAGCAAACGACTGGCGGTTTGTTCGACGCCGCCGTACGGATAGCTCAGCAGATCATCGAGGGCCGAGCGGAACACCGCTTGCGGGCTGTCATCCAGACGCAGGCGAATATCCGTGGCATCCGTCGGCAGGGTCAACGGCGTGTCGCCGCTGACCGCGTCCAGGCTTTGGCTCTGGGTCACCTGCCAGCCTTCGCCAGTCGCGGTCAGGCGCACAGCCAGTGCGTCGGCGGTTTTGCCGTCCTGCACCAGCTCGGCGGTCCAATCGCCATTGGCCAATGTGAACGCCGGCAACGGGATGTAGTTGATGCCGTTGTTCAAAGTGACCGGCACACGTTGCTCGGCACCGGCGTAATGAATCACCAGCTCAGCCTTGACCGGTTTCTCGGCCTGACTGAAAGCGAATACGCCAAGATCCGGTTTGTCGCCGCTGCGGAATTTGGTCGGGCCGCTCCACTTCAGGTACAGCGGTTTTTCCGAGCGCACGAATTGCTTCTTCTGCCCGACCTGGCCGTCATCGGCGATGGCCCGGGCGGTAATGCGCCAGCGGGTCAGGGAGTCCGGCATCTTGAAGGTGAAGCGGGTTTTGCCGTTGGCGTCGGTGATCAATTCCGGCTGCCACGCGGCGGTGTCGACGTCCTCACGACGCGGCCGCTCCAGCACTTTCACCCCGCGCTCGCTGCGGTTGGCTTTACCCGGCGCGCCAGGACTGCCCGGCAGTGCCACGTCGTAGCTGATGAACGACAGACTGGCGCTGGTGCGCACGTTGTTACGGCGTGGGTGATAGAAGAACTGGTCGATGGTCGGCGCGACTTCCGGTTGCAACGCGTAGATCATTTCGTCGACCACGCTGACCGTCAGGTGCGCCGGAATCGGCTTGCCGGCGAACTGGGTGGTGAGGTCCACGGACACGGTATCGCCGGGTTGATACGCCTCTTTGTCGGTAGTGATCGCCACATCGATCTGTGGCGCGACCACCTTGATACCGGCGTTCTGGAAGCTGTACTGACCGCCCTTGGTGTAGAGCACGGAGAACGTCAGGTTCGGCGCGAAGTTGTCTTTCACCGCGATGCGCGCGCGGTATTGGGTGTCGCTGAGTTTTTCCATCTTCAGCCAGTCGCCACCCTTGGACAGCAACGCCGTGGCCTCGACCTTGTCGCGCTCGAGCGACAACAACGCATCGCTGACCGGCTCGGGGAAAGTGATCAACGCGAGGGCTTCGTCACCAGCCTTGTACTCGGGTTTGTCGAGGACGATTTCCACGGTGCCGGGCACCGCTTTGACGCCATCACCCGTGACCGAATGGCCGGTCGCGCCAAGCACGCGGCCGTGATCATCCTTCAGCGTCAGGTTGTAAGTACCCGGACGGTCGAAGGCCAGGCTGAAGCCTTTGTCCTTGGCGGCAAGTTTGCCTTCGCCAGTGGTCTGGTCTTCGAGTCGCACCCAGCTGTAGCTGCTCGGGTTGACCGCTTTGCTTTGCTCGCTGCCACCTTCGTTGGCATAGCTGAAGGCAACCTTGCTGCCCACCGCGCTGAACCGTTGCGGCGCGCTCAGGCGGAAACTGGCGGCGCCCCGGTCGATGAGGATTTCCTTGGTAGTCTTGACCCGATACGCCGCACCATCGCTGGCGAATACGGTGAGCATGTAGCGGCTCGGTTTCTCGGCGGCGGGCAGGTCAAGCGTCGCGTTGCCCTTGGCATCGGTGGTCAGTTCGGCACTGGTCAGCTCCACCGGGAATTGCCCCAGGTATTGCAGTTCGTTATCGACCATCGACAACTGCTGGGCGCGCAGGCTCAGGCTCACCTTGGCGTCGGCCACTGGTTTACCGTCCGGGTACAACAACACCAGACTGCCCTTGACCGGTTCGCCGGTGCGGTAATCCTGCTTGGCCAGGTTCAGAGAAATCTCGAAGTGCGGCTTGATGTACTCAGCCACGCGGAAGGCACTGCTGTAGGCCTGATCCTTGTAGCTGAAACGCAGCTCATAACCACCTGCCACCGCATTGTCCGGCAACTGGAAACGGCCCTGAGTACCGGCCTTGGAATCGAGCTTCAACGCCAACGATTGCAACGCCGTGCCGGTGGCATCGAGCACCGTCACATTGACATCGGCAGCAGTCGGTGCCACGGAATCCCGGGCATTCTTGAACTCGCGGCCGACGATTTTCAACGACACCCAATCACCCGGCCGGTACAGCGGTCGGTCGGTGAAGGCATAGAGTTTGGTGTCGTAGATTTCGCTGTCGTAATAGAAGTTCTCGGAGACGAACACCCCGCCCTCTTCGTCTTCGCCGATCACGAACGAACGCTCGGGGCTGACGTGTTTCAGGCGCAGCAAACCATCGGCATCGGTGGCGCCACTGCTCATCACGCCCAGGCCATCGGTCCACAGCACATTGACCTTCGGCACCGAACTGCCTTCGTGTTTGCGCGCAGCCCACACCAGCAATTCATCACCGGCAATCTTGCTCACGGCCACGGTGTTGGAAACGAACACCATGGTGGTCGCGCGGTACTTGCCGATCAGCGCTTCCACCAGGTACAGGCCCGGCTTCAGGTTGCCCAACGGGATGTACACGTTGCCCGGCGAGACACTGACGAACTCGCTGGAAGAACCGACCAGTTTCACGCCTTCAGGCGGCTGGATCGGTTTGGCTTGCCACAGCGGATAACGGAATTGGCTGACCACCGGCAGACCCGGAATCAACGCGAATTGTGGCTGAGCGTCGTAAGGCGTTGGCGCGGCGATGGCGGTGCCCATCTTCAGTTCCGGCACTTCCTCGGTGACTTGCTTGCGCGACTCGTAGGAAAACGCCCGCTGCATCACTCGACGGGATTTGCGGTACCAGTTGTCCCACAGGTACGCGAGGGTGTTCGACAGGCCTTCGCCCTTGAACTGGCCGTCGCTGACCACGCGGTGCAGGTTCTTCTGGCGCTTGAGGAAATCCAGCGGCTTGTCGATGCGATACACCCGAATGTCCGCACCGCCGTAAGGCTCCATGCGAAACCGGCGATAGTCACGACCCGGCGCTTCGAGGCGTACCACCGCCTGTTCATCGCTGGCGAAACTGCTGTCGGCCAGGAGAAAAAAGCTCTCACCGGCCACCGGCGTGTAGCCGCTCGGCTCGACGGTGTCTTCGGCGTTGACCGCCGACAGAGGCAGAACCAACGCAAGCAAAAGAGGCAGTTTTGAGCAAATGCGCAACATGCGGGCACCGATCATTGGGAGAGAAAGTTCAGTCGATAGACGCCGATGAAGTTGGGGTTGGCTGCGTCGGGTATCCATCGGGTGTCCTTCCATGTCATGAGTTGCTGCAGGCTTGCGGAGCGCATGCCGTTGTCGGTGGGGGTAGTGGTGCCGGTGTGATAGGCAATGAAGCGGCCCATCCAGATCATCAGGTGCTGGTCATCGCCCTGATCGAAAAACATCAGGTCGCCAGGCCGAGCCTGGGCCAGATCACGGCCGACCAGATGGCTGTTGAACTGAATCAGTTTGATCGCGTTGACGTAGGGCCCGACCTTGCCGCCGCCCTGCTGCCATTGCTGGGCGAGGCCGCGTTGGGCATCGCTCAGTTGCAACTCCGGCGGCAGGTAGCGGTTGGACAGGCCATTGCTGCGCAGCCATTTGTCGTCGTGGACTTTCAGCGCTTCGTTGGCGGCAAACCGCACCAGCCCGGCGCAGTCCTGCTGGTACCAGCGCGGGCTCGGGCCTTGGGTCAATTGTTCCTGGGCGATGCGCACGAACCAGGCGCGGAATACCTGGGATTGCTGCGGGTCGAGCGCGGCGGCTTCGCTGGCGAATGTGCGCGTCCCCAGCAGCAACGCCAGCAGACCAAGGCCTCGGATAAGTGCGGTCACAGGGCTTTCCACTCCAGCGGCAGCCATTGCCAGTGGCCGTCGGGCTCGCTGCCTTTGGGCAAGGTCAGGGCATATTTGCCGTAGCCGCCGAGGGTGCGCAGTTTCGGGATCAGGTAGGTTTGCGCGGCGTTGTAGAACACCGGCTCCATGTCCTGCGGCAGGCTGTCGAGGGTTTCCTGTTGCATCAGTTGCGCCATGGAATCGGGGCCGAAATAGATCGGCATCAGCAGGTCTTTGGGCAGCACGTCAGCCAACGGCGGGAAGCGTTTGTCGAGGGTGCCCAGCGCTTTGTCGACGAGTTTGTCGTCGAGGGAGAACAGCAGCGTCGAACCGTGGCGCGCCAGGCTTACGCGCATGAAGGCTTTGCCGGTGATCGCGTCTGGCTGCTCGGCATCCTTGGCCTTATAAGGACCGAAGTTGGAACTGACCTGACGCTGCCACTGATGGGTTTTACCGTCCTGTTTCTCGACCACCGGGAACGCGTGCTCGGCAACGTTGCCTTCGTAAGCACCGACCATCGAGCTGAACAGGTTGCCCAGGTCGCCGTCGAGTTTGGCGCCGTCATCGTCATTCAGGCTGGCCACCAGCAGCGGTGTGTACAGCCGCGAGTCGGCGTACCAGCACAGGCCGGCGGCACCGGCCATGTGTTCGGTGAGGGACTGGGCCACGGCTTCGTCGGCGCCGAGCTTCACCAGCAACGGTTTCTGTTGTTCGGCGGCCAGTGGCAACGCTACGCAGGCGCTGGCACCCATGGGCATGGCTTGCCAGACCGGTTTGAAATCGAAATCCGGCTGGTTATCCACTTCGTCCATGGCCAGGAAGCTGTGCCAGCCCTTGTCGTCCATGTCGAAACGCAGGCCGGCGAAGTTCGGGATGAAGCGCTGGTAACCCATGGCCAAAACACTGGAATTGACCGAAAGGCGTTGTTTTACCTCGGGCGCACGGGGCGGCAGGCCGAAGGCTTCGGGGAACAGTTTGTCGCCGTTGAGCAAGGCAGCGATCGCCTTGGTCGAAACGCTGCCGGTTTCCTCCAAGGCGCCGTTTTCCGGATCGTAGAGTTTGGCCGGATTGGACAGCACCACCAGCTTGTCGCCATGGGAGGCGAACACCAACGCCTTGCTGGCGTTGTAGTTGAGCTGATAGAGGGTGACGGTGTCGGCACCAACTTTCACTTCGCTGAGCTTGCTCAGCTGCGAATCATCCAGCGCCACTTTCGCCAGCGGCTCCAGCACCTTGGCCAGTCCGCCGCGATCCATCACCAACAGGAAATCCTTGAGACGCCCATCCGCCCCACGCCACAGCGCCACATCCGCCGGTTGATCGAAGAGCTGCTCGATCAGGCTGTCCTGCAGCTTCAGGTCATGCTCGTAAATGATCCGCCGCAGGCTGCCGATCAAGCCGAGACGGTCGGCGTGAGCTTCGTAATAGAAGACGAAATCTTCGGTCAGGGTTTCCTTGAGGAACGGCACGGCCAGCAGATCCTTGGGCAGCTGACTCAAGGAATGGGTTTCGAGCAAGCCGTCCGGCCGGCTCATGCCCAGTTTGTCACTGGCCAGTTCCGCAGGCGGAGCCTTGGGTTTGTTCAGGAACCACCCCAACCCGCCTGCCACGCCGGCCACCAGGCATAGCCCGATCACCAGCGCTGGCCAGCGGCGAGGAGGTTTGGCAGCGGGTGCGGCGGCCGGGGAAGCGGCTGGTGGAATCGTGTTATCACTCATGTTCACAAACCCAATTCATCCGTGGTGCGGGATGTTTAATAGTTGAAAGTCTTGACCAGCAGCAGGTCGCCGATCGCCCGCAAGGGCACGATGAACGTCTCGCGTTTTTCGTCGACGGTGTTTTCGTTGAGCACCAGGTTGATTTGCGAGGTGATCACCTCGTTCTGGTTGCTGTTCTCATCGAAGTTATAGCCGCCGCTGCCGTAGTTGCCCCAATAGTTCACGTAAACCAGATAGGTACCGTGCATCGGCGCGGTCATGGTGAACATTTCCGGGCCGGGGCCATCGACACCGTCCGGGTCCAGCCCACCGCCGTTGCTCATCGCCGGACTGGCCCAGAACGCGTGCTGGCCGTCGGGGGTAATGATGTGCAGGTCGAGTTCGGCCTTGGGGTCGTCCCAGCCCAGCACCACGCGAATCCGCGCCGGGGTGCGCAGGTTGTTGGCTTCATAGAATTGAACGCGCTTGAGCGACTTGCCCTCGGAACTGCGCACTTCGACGCTGTTGGAACCGGCGCCGAACGCATAGGGCCGGGCAAAACGCCCTTGATCGTCGGTGTACAGATTCAGCGGATTGCCGTTCACCGCCAGGCTGTGCGGTGGTCGGAGGGTGCCGAGGGCCTTGAGCTGGCCTTCGATCATTGTGCGATTGCGCTGCACACCCCGGTCGATGGGCGGCGTGGGGTAGGCGACGCGAGGATTTTCACTGCGGTCCAGCAGACCGTGATAGCGCCAGCCGCCCACCGGTTCCGACAACTCGGCCGTAGGCTGCTCGGCCCACGCCACCTGAGCGCAGACCAGCGTGATCAGCAGTGAAATAACCCAACGCATGTGACGCCTCCTGCCATGCATAACGAAACCTGGCGCCCGATCCTCGGCGCGTTACAGATAGATAAAACTGCGTTTCGTCAGAATGACCCTGAATATAGGGTCGTAGAAGGCGCGAAGATTAGCCATTCGGCAGTTTTTTAACAATCAGATACATCTATATTTGCGGTGAAAATCACGGTGATTGTTGGGCGTGAGCCGAATAGCGGTCTTATTCGGCTCATAAAGTGAGCCGAATAAGACTATTATTCGGCTCATTCACCTTGGAGCACCCGAGTTCATGGCACCTCACTGGATCTGGCAACGGCCTGATTGGCCAAATTTCAACTGGCAAGCCGAGCGCCTGACACCGTTATTACGCGAGTGTGTGCAGGCACAAGGTCGGTTGATGGGCATGGCCAGTTCCGTGGGTAGCTCACTAAGCGCGCAGAACGAACTGGATGCGTTATTGCAGAATATCGTGACGTCTTCAGCTATCGAGGGTGAACAGCTTAATGTTGGTTCCGTGCGCTCTTCACTGGCACGACGGTTAGGTTTAAATCTGGTCGACGGCGATAAGGTGAGCCAACGCAGTGAGGGTCTGGCGCAACTAATGCTCGACGCTACGCAGCATTTTGCTGAAGCACTGACGCTTGAGCGACTACTGGATTGGCATAAATGGGTGTTTCCTGATCAGGATACAGACTTCGCCGCCCGGCCAATCCACGTTGGCGCGTTACGCGGCGATGAGCCCATTCAAGTGGTTTCGGGGCGACTCGACAGGCCAACCGTTCACTTCGAAGCGCCGCCTCGCCAAGGCCTTGAGCAGCAACTGGACACATTCCTCAAATGGTTTGAAGCCAGCCGAAATCAAGCCGGCCTCGATCCATTGTTGCGGGCCGGTATCGCACACTTCTGGTTCGTCACTTTGCACCCCTTCGACGATGGCAATGGCCGTCTCACGCGAACCATCACCGACCTGGCGCTGGCCCAGGGTGAGGCTCAGGCTATCCGTTTCTATGCCATGTCAGCGAGCATCCTGGAGGATCGTTCAGGCTATTACCGAGTGCTGGAAACCAGCCAGAAAGCCACGCTGGATATCACCGATTGGCTGGAGTGGTTTCTAAGAACGCTCCTGCGTAGTTTGCAGCAAGCCATGAACCGGATCGAGTTGGTGCTGGCCAAAGCGCGCTTCTGGCAGGCACATCGGGAGTCCGAGCTGTCGGTTGAGCAGATCAAAGTGTTGAATCGTTTACTCGATGGCGCAGAGCGTGGTTTCGAGGAGGGAATCAGCGCAGCTCAATACCAGGCAGTGGCAAAGGTTTCCAAAGCCACCGCGACCCGTCATCTGACCGAACTGCTGGAGAAGGGCTGCCTGAAACGCCTGCCCGGTGGCGGGCGCAGCACTCGCTATCAAGTCAGCTATCCGGATAACTCAACGAACTAATCGTGATCAACACCACTACTGTGGCGAGGGGGCTTGCCCCCGTTCGGCTGCGAAGCAGTCGCAAATTGCTGAATGCGGTATGTCTGATGTATCGCGGCGCCTGGATTAGAGGGCCGCTGCGCGCCCCAACGGGGGCAAGCCCCCTCGCCACAAGGTGTGTTGTCACCCCGGAACTGCTGCTCCAAATGGCCCAGCTCATTTGCCCATACCCCCCATGTCTGCTAGTGTCGCGCCGGTTTAACGTCAACCGGAAATAGCCGCCATGGCCCGCAAAAAAGCTGCACTGGATTTCGAACAATCCCTCGCCGACCTGCAAACGCTGGTGGAGCGTCTGGAGAACGGTGAATTGTCGCTGGAAGACTCGCTGACCGCTTTCGAGCAGGGCATCGGGCTGACCCGCGATTGCCAGGCGGCGCTGGCCCAGGCCGAGCAGAAAGTCCAGGTGCTGCTCGAGCGTGATGGCGAGTTGGCCGAGGAACCCTTCGACGCGGATCAGCCAGAATGATCGCAACGTATTCAGCGGCCAGCCAGGCCCGCGTCAATGCAGCACTGGAAACCCTGTTCAACCCGCCGAGTCCTGAGCTCGCCCGCCTCTATGAAGCCATGCGCTACAGCGTGATGAATGGCGGCAAGCGTGTACGTCCGCTGCTGGCCTACGCCGCGTGTGAAGCGCTGGGCGGCAAGGCCGAGCAAGCCAACGGCGCAGCCTGCGCGGTTGAGCTGATCCATGCCTATTCGCTGGTGCACGACGATTTGCCGGCCATGGACGATGACGATCTGCGTCGCGGCCAGCCGACCACCCACAAGAAATTCGACGAAGCCTGCGCGATTCTCGCCGGCGACGGTTTGCAGAGCCTGGCCTTCAGCGCCCTGCTCGACCCGCGACTGAGTTCGTCAGACGCCGAAACC includes these proteins:
- a CDS encoding DUF2300 domain-containing protein, translating into MTRPLVWLLLCLIPVLATAQDEPLRLGFKGELLGLSRTQVISREPLPADLQTPLGSLWKLFVYGWLVDTGAREPAYECRGQSKEEVYCCTVGGTIGRDQALVKSCGLYFEPARLGITGTQWREYWQAKQAPKWLLDLPSLQPQTRVSVAELLKVLAVMPAQDQARRVLLDVVLNAADGNVVGELGGRLRVKTWSWLGDQDPSSRQGGFAGWTADGTPIWAGGRGTSQMVLRHYGQALATVLPSSWPAEAGKCVEVGLFARYPLKRVLSGDRVVAPGPLQGDYRVEFANGNQLDIHSDGELFLLKDKLIARLDREEYVARVLQREARPEPVEAAKALAVAIRTYLLQNATRNGECLSIDDSSSRQRVAPRPAASESRNIAAWTSDLVLAGTAVTYHSDLPGPDKLSWQQAVEQANAGQRYDAILLHAYPRASLSRWDNPVASCEALPAAQDWLQNQRRGWRQRLENEVGYNEVSTFAVCRLAFGRPFVDRERQRIYVRGVLSLQDRLDLTHEYLHLAFEAHPNGQDETYIEGLARHLLLE
- a CDS encoding alpha-2-macroglobulin translates to MLRICSKLPLLLALVLPLSAVNAEDTVEPSGYTPVAGESFFLLADSSFASDEQAVVRLEAPGRDYRRFRMEPYGGADIRVYRIDKPLDFLKRQKNLHRVVSDGQFKGEGLSNTLAYLWDNWYRKSRRVMQRAFSYESRKQVTEEVPELKMGTAIAAPTPYDAQPQFALIPGLPVVSQFRYPLWQAKPIQPPEGVKLVGSSSEFVSVSPGNVYIPLGNLKPGLYLVEALIGKYRATTMVFVSNTVAVSKIAGDELLVWAARKHEGSSVPKVNVLWTDGLGVMSSGATDADGLLRLKHVSPERSFVIGEDEEGGVFVSENFYYDSEIYDTKLYAFTDRPLYRPGDWVSLKIVGREFKNARDSVAPTAADVNVTVLDATGTALQSLALKLDSKAGTQGRFQLPDNAVAGGYELRFSYKDQAYSSAFRVAEYIKPHFEISLNLAKQDYRTGEPVKGSLVLLYPDGKPVADAKVSLSLRAQQLSMVDNELQYLGQFPVELTSAELTTDAKGNATLDLPAAEKPSRYMLTVFASDGAAYRVKTTKEILIDRGAASFRLSAPQRFSAVGSKVAFSYANEGGSEQSKAVNPSSYSWVRLEDQTTGEGKLAAKDKGFSLAFDRPGTYNLTLKDDHGRVLGATGHSVTGDGVKAVPGTVEIVLDKPEYKAGDEALALITFPEPVSDALLSLERDKVEATALLSKGGDWLKMEKLSDTQYRARIAVKDNFAPNLTFSVLYTKGGQYSFQNAGIKVVAPQIDVAITTDKEAYQPGDTVSVDLTTQFAGKPIPAHLTVSVVDEMIYALQPEVAPTIDQFFYHPRRNNVRTSASLSFISYDVALPGSPGAPGKANRSERGVKVLERPRREDVDTAAWQPELITDANGKTRFTFKMPDSLTRWRITARAIADDGQVGQKKQFVRSEKPLYLKWSGPTKFRSGDKPDLGVFAFSQAEKPVKAELVIHYAGAEQRVPVTLNNGINYIPLPAFTLANGDWTAELVQDGKTADALAVRLTATGEGWQVTQSQSLDAVSGDTPLTLPTDATDIRLRLDDSPQAVFRSALDDLLSYPYGGVEQTASRLLPLSIAYPTLSSNPQIRDRLRLIMQNSRLRLVQMAGPSASFTWWGFDGEPDAFLTAYAYYADWHASKALELTLPPEHWQRVLEVYAKQAQNTPLLQRALILSFAKQMQLPVNTLLSGLMDDLAKAGEGKAASVMDDGAESLVMNDPDSALGLASARVLTASLARQAKVNLPPAFSRQVDAAQQQVAASAQPFVEALNLSLQAFDQAHAQALLQRLLPQQSTLERALALTWLQRSIEQASPTIALAPGEGWKKRYSDTGEMYWTWQGSSPVPAALSLTGTQERPLRAMLSFQTKQPAIEPMPVTITRRLSRLVPGDEAFEFKLEAVGTKPLSSDSLYLDEVIITSKAAKPLRYGMLEVPLPPGADVERTTWGIKLMGKAGTEPTSLEKARFEPGQMAYAVPVDALSGELRLRHLVRFSQKGQFNLPPVRFTQVYAPQHQAQEQKPALGQVTVN
- a CDS encoding DUF1175 family protein; the encoded protein is MAAAGVESPVTALIRGLGLLALLLGTRTFASEAAALDPQQSQVFRAWFVRIAQEQLTQGPSPRWYQQDCAGLVRFAANEALKVHDDKWLRSNGLSNRYLPPELQLSDAQRGLAQQWQQGGGKVGPYVNAIKLIQFNSHLVGRDLAQARPGDLMFFDQGDDQHLMIWMGRFIAYHTGTTTPTDNGMRSASLQQLMTWKDTRWIPDAANPNFIGVYRLNFLSQ
- a CDS encoding DUF2138 domain-containing protein, with the translated sequence MSDNTIPPAASPAAAPAAKPPRRWPALVIGLCLVAGVAGGLGWFLNKPKAPPAELASDKLGMSRPDGLLETHSLSQLPKDLLAVPFLKETLTEDFVFYYEAHADRLGLIGSLRRIIYEHDLKLQDSLIEQLFDQPADVALWRGADGRLKDFLLVMDRGGLAKVLEPLAKVALDDSQLSKLSEVKVGADTVTLYQLNYNASKALVFASHGDKLVVLSNPAKLYDPENGALEETGSVSTKAIAALLNGDKLFPEAFGLPPRAPEVKQRLSVNSSVLAMGYQRFIPNFAGLRFDMDDKGWHSFLAMDEVDNQPDFDFKPVWQAMPMGASACVALPLAAEQQKPLLVKLGADEAVAQSLTEHMAGAAGLCWYADSRLYTPLLVASLNDDDGAKLDGDLGNLFSSMVGAYEGNVAEHAFPVVEKQDGKTHQWQRQVSSNFGPYKAKDAEQPDAITGKAFMRVSLARHGSTLLFSLDDKLVDKALGTLDKRFPPLADVLPKDLLMPIYFGPDSMAQLMQQETLDSLPQDMEPVFYNAAQTYLIPKLRTLGGYGKYALTLPKGSEPDGHWQWLPLEWKAL
- a CDS encoding YfaP family protein, which translates into the protein MRWVISLLITLVCAQVAWAEQPTAELSEPVGGWRYHGLLDRSENPRVAYPTPPIDRGVQRNRTMIEGQLKALGTLRPPHSLAVNGNPLNLYTDDQGRFARPYAFGAGSNSVEVRSSEGKSLKRVQFYEANNLRTPARIRVVLGWDDPKAELDLHIITPDGQHAFWASPAMSNGGGLDPDGVDGPGPEMFTMTAPMHGTYLVYVNYWGNYGSGGYNFDENSNQNEVITSQINLVLNENTVDEKRETFIVPLRAIGDLLLVKTFNY
- a CDS encoding Fic family protein, translating into MAPHWIWQRPDWPNFNWQAERLTPLLRECVQAQGRLMGMASSVGSSLSAQNELDALLQNIVTSSAIEGEQLNVGSVRSSLARRLGLNLVDGDKVSQRSEGLAQLMLDATQHFAEALTLERLLDWHKWVFPDQDTDFAARPIHVGALRGDEPIQVVSGRLDRPTVHFEAPPRQGLEQQLDTFLKWFEASRNQAGLDPLLRAGIAHFWFVTLHPFDDGNGRLTRTITDLALAQGEAQAIRFYAMSASILEDRSGYYRVLETSQKATLDITDWLEWFLRTLLRSLQQAMNRIELVLAKARFWQAHRESELSVEQIKVLNRLLDGAERGFEEGISAAQYQAVAKVSKATATRHLTELLEKGCLKRLPGGGRSTRYQVSYPDNSTN
- a CDS encoding exodeoxyribonuclease VII small subunit, coding for MARKKAALDFEQSLADLQTLVERLENGELSLEDSLTAFEQGIGLTRDCQAALAQAEQKVQVLLERDGELAEEPFDADQPE